In Natronococcus occultus SP4, the following proteins share a genomic window:
- a CDS encoding AI-2E family transporter has translation MNRSKGYLLVLVAIFAYLSWQLVVPFFQYVLLALLLGFVLFPLQQRLEEYVSSTIAALSLVLLSIVGFIVPFVLVAAVVAEDAADLIQETDPDDLQIAEIEELIEDETGFEVDIVGTAADSAQQIGSIVLEQATDWFGALTSALIGFGLALFLLFYLLKSGDALMAWIRDRTPLPDEVQDDLYGDLNEVTWAVLAGHVLIAVIEGVIAGLGLFAVGIPNAAFWTFIMVILSLVPLIGAPFVWVPASIYLFATGEPVLAVALAVYSAIVVGIADDYLRPVVVDRYAEISPAVIILGVLGGIYAFGIMGVFFGPVVVGAFIAAVNVLDEHYDRLEEESETA, from the coding sequence GTGAACCGCAGCAAAGGGTATCTGCTCGTTCTCGTTGCGATATTCGCCTATCTCTCCTGGCAGCTCGTCGTCCCGTTCTTCCAGTACGTGCTGTTGGCGCTGTTGCTCGGGTTCGTGCTCTTTCCGCTCCAGCAGCGGCTCGAGGAGTACGTCTCGTCGACGATCGCCGCGCTCTCGCTCGTCTTGCTTTCTATCGTCGGTTTCATCGTTCCGTTCGTGCTCGTCGCCGCGGTCGTCGCCGAGGACGCGGCGGACCTCATCCAGGAGACCGACCCCGACGACCTCCAGATCGCCGAGATCGAGGAGCTGATCGAGGACGAAACCGGCTTCGAGGTCGACATCGTCGGGACGGCCGCCGACTCCGCCCAGCAGATCGGCTCGATCGTCCTCGAGCAGGCGACGGACTGGTTCGGTGCGCTCACCAGCGCGCTGATCGGGTTCGGGCTGGCGCTGTTCTTGCTGTTTTACCTGCTCAAAAGCGGGGACGCCCTCATGGCCTGGATCCGTGATCGAACGCCGCTGCCCGACGAGGTCCAGGACGACCTCTACGGCGATCTCAACGAGGTCACCTGGGCGGTGCTGGCCGGCCACGTCCTGATCGCGGTCATCGAGGGGGTCATCGCGGGCCTCGGGCTGTTCGCGGTCGGTATCCCCAACGCGGCGTTCTGGACGTTCATTATGGTGATCCTCTCGCTTGTGCCGCTGATCGGGGCGCCGTTCGTCTGGGTCCCGGCCTCGATCTACCTCTTCGCGACCGGCGAGCCCGTTCTCGCCGTGGCGCTCGCGGTCTACAGCGCGATCGTCGTCGGGATCGCCGACGACTACCTCCGCCCGGTCGTCGTCGACCGCTACGCCGAGATCAGCCCGGCCGTGATCATCCTCGGCGTCCTCGGGGGGATCTACGCCTTCGGCATCATGGGCGTGTTCTTCGGTCCCGTCGTCGTCGGCGCGTTCATTGCCGCCGTCAACGTCCTCGACGAGCACTACGATCGGCTCGAGGAGGAGTCGGAAACGGCGTAG
- a CDS encoding DUF547 domain-containing protein: protein MSTQLDPLSLSADLLYTVKTEGDHEGLRTHLARLERSRLERTLSTRERRLAFWLNCYNAYAQLLLEESPELLENGFLGRWKFFGRDRIPVAGVWLSLNDIQHGMLRRSKHPWGFGYVPRPFPSRFERRFRLEDCDPRIHFALSRGGDHCPPIAVYSGADVDEELDIAIRWHLEETVGYDPDDGVATIPRLFWRYRGDFGGKRGVLAFLRKYDGIPETASPSLEYERPSRRDQLELEDAIKR from the coding sequence ATGTCGACCCAGCTCGATCCCCTCTCGCTGTCGGCCGATCTTCTCTACACGGTCAAGACTGAGGGAGACCACGAGGGGTTGCGAACGCACCTGGCGAGGCTCGAGCGATCCCGGCTCGAACGGACGCTCTCGACTCGCGAGCGGCGGCTGGCGTTCTGGCTCAACTGTTACAACGCCTACGCCCAGCTGCTGCTCGAGGAGTCGCCCGAACTCCTCGAGAACGGGTTTCTCGGCCGCTGGAAGTTCTTCGGCCGGGATCGGATCCCCGTCGCCGGCGTCTGGCTGAGCCTCAACGATATCCAACACGGGATGCTCCGTCGGTCGAAACATCCCTGGGGGTTCGGCTACGTGCCGCGACCGTTTCCCTCGCGGTTCGAGCGTCGGTTCCGGCTCGAGGACTGCGATCCACGGATCCACTTCGCGCTGAGCCGCGGCGGCGATCACTGCCCGCCGATCGCCGTCTACTCCGGCGCCGACGTCGACGAAGAACTGGATATCGCGATCCGCTGGCATCTGGAGGAGACCGTCGGCTACGACCCCGATGACGGCGTCGCGACCATCCCACGGCTCTTCTGGCGGTACCGGGGCGACTTCGGCGGCAAGCGCGGCGTCCTCGCCTTCCTCCGGAAGTACGACGGGATCCCGGAGACGGCGTCGCCGTCGCTCGAGTACGAACGCCCCTCCCGTCGCGACCAGCTCGAGCTCGAGGACGCCATCAAGCGCTGA
- a CDS encoding amphi-Trp domain-containing protein, translated as MGETLFELEYASDRTELAALLRGLADAFEAGTTVDLHTAETQLAVEVPQRVFADLEAEHEDGTTALELKLEWDDADGTSVRVTDASTAADERPLTEERDEPTSAATATIPPDAVAGSDAGPAADGTTDADSREDGRRSRFEIYRDRADEWRWRLVHWNGNIIADSGEGYASRSNAERAVRGVVRNASDARIEHLEEDA; from the coding sequence ATGGGAGAGACGCTGTTCGAACTCGAGTACGCTTCCGACCGAACCGAACTGGCCGCGCTCCTCCGCGGTCTCGCCGACGCGTTCGAGGCGGGGACGACCGTCGATCTCCACACCGCGGAGACCCAACTCGCAGTCGAGGTCCCACAGCGGGTGTTCGCCGACCTCGAGGCCGAACACGAGGACGGCACGACCGCCCTCGAGCTCAAGCTGGAGTGGGACGACGCCGACGGGACGAGCGTCCGCGTCACGGACGCCTCGACGGCCGCGGACGAACGACCCCTGACCGAGGAGCGAGACGAGCCGACGAGCGCGGCGACGGCGACGATCCCGCCGGACGCCGTGGCCGGGAGCGACGCGGGACCGGCGGCCGACGGGACGACGGACGCCGACTCCCGCGAGGACGGACGACGAAGCCGGTTCGAGATCTATCGAGACCGGGCCGACGAGTGGCGCTGGCGGCTGGTCCACTGGAACGGGAACATCATCGCCGACAGCGGGGAGGGGTACGCCTCGCGATCGAACGCCGAGCGGGCGGTGCGGGGCGTCGTGCGAAACGCCTCGGACGCGCGGATCGAGCACCTGGAGGAGGACGCGTAG
- a CDS encoding nucleoside phosphorylase, whose translation MATQPHLLVDEGDLTDIALIPGDPGRVDRIADHCDESETVAQNREYKVVNATYGDRELTICSTGIGCPSAAIAIEEMANVGVETFIRVGTTGALQSDIEIGDMIVATGAAKNEGTSKRYEDAEYPAVPDYGVLSSLVDSAEANDEDVHVGPIVSDDAYYAETDEHVADWEDAGLLCVEMEAAAVFTLARRRGLSAGAICTVDGNLVEGTQKGTDTEDDELPEKAKNNVGRAIDIALEATTQL comes from the coding sequence ATGGCAACGCAACCACACCTGCTGGTCGACGAGGGCGATCTGACGGATATCGCGCTGATCCCTGGCGATCCGGGGCGGGTCGATCGGATCGCCGACCACTGCGACGAGTCCGAAACTGTCGCCCAGAACCGCGAGTACAAGGTCGTCAACGCTACCTACGGCGACCGCGAGCTGACGATCTGTTCGACGGGGATCGGCTGTCCCTCGGCCGCGATCGCGATCGAGGAGATGGCCAACGTCGGTGTCGAGACCTTCATCCGCGTCGGAACCACCGGCGCGCTCCAGTCCGACATCGAGATCGGCGACATGATCGTCGCGACCGGAGCCGCGAAAAACGAGGGCACCTCGAAGCGCTACGAGGACGCCGAGTACCCCGCCGTGCCGGACTACGGCGTTCTCTCGTCGCTGGTCGACTCCGCCGAAGCAAACGACGAGGACGTCCACGTCGGCCCGATCGTCTCCGACGACGCCTACTACGCCGAGACCGACGAGCACGTCGCCGACTGGGAGGACGCGGGCCTGCTCTGTGTCGAGATGGAGGCCGCCGCGGTGTTCACGCTGGCGCGCCGGCGCGGCCTCAGCGCGGGCGCGATCTGTACCGTCGACGGCAACCTCGTCGAGGGGACCCAGAAGGGCACCGACACCGAGGACGACGAGCTCCCCGAGAAGGCGAAGAACAACGTCGGGCGGGCGATCGACATCGCGCTCGAGGCGACGACGCAGCTGTGA
- a CDS encoding HalOD1 output domain-containing protein, whose product MNERTTTNSPGCGFGQRVQYDRDDNEPPSIAVATALATYHGEDVTDSSVRLYDHIDPEALDSLFVHTYQGGTRSNGTVIFDVGEVTVTVRPETVEVAE is encoded by the coding sequence ACAACCAACTCCCCTGGATGTGGGTTCGGTCAGCGCGTCCAGTACGATCGAGACGACAACGAGCCGCCGAGTATCGCCGTCGCGACGGCGCTCGCGACGTACCACGGTGAAGACGTCACCGACTCCAGCGTCCGGCTGTACGACCACATCGATCCCGAAGCACTCGACTCGCTGTTCGTCCATACCTACCAGGGCGGCACGCGGTCGAACGGCACGGTGATCTTCGACGTCGGCGAGGTGACGGTGACGGTCCGTCCGGAGACCGTCGAGGTGGCGGAGTAG